The nucleotide window ATGGGAATGCTGTGGTATTGAAAAGATGGTTTTCCATGGCGATTCCATCTCCAAGCTGGTACATTTTCTGGAGACTTTGGCtatgaaacaaaagaattacAACCCTCCCTCGTTCCAAGATCTTCGTGAACGGATgcagatgcaaagaatgtcagaAAAATGGGGATCGATCACTGCACCCTTCTCAgacatggggagagagagaaccaaaTAATACATTCGACTTGCTGGAGACACATTGGTGTCGCCAGATCATTTGAAGCCAGCAGCAGGATTTCATATATGTTCACGTCACAGTTGTGTTTGACACCTCCTCCGGTGGTGGTTTGATGTATTTCCCGAGCGTTTTCTGATGCTGTCTGTTCTTAATCCTTCTAATTTTATCTTTGCTCTTTTGTTTCCTCTGAGCCTTCTGTTGATTCCGCATATTCCGTTCCCTCTCGTATATACCTTGCCAAAAGACTTCACCTGTCAATGGCCACAACCATCTCCGGTTCGGATGATCCGAATCGGATTCCTCTGCCAATTCTTCATCCATGCTTTTGAGTGTGGAAAAGGTAAACCATCTGATCCACATCTTGCCTCTTCTAATTGCAAAGCCATGTTGCTCTTGCATGGCTCCAGTTTGAGGATTTACATAGATCATCCGTCTTGCACTGTGATATGCCCAGATATTAACAACCAGCTCAAGCAGGCGAGAATAGCAATGCCGATCctgcaaaaaagaaatgagagtgGGAAGAataggaagatgaagaaacgTTCTTGTGTATGAAAGCAAGTGAACTGCAGGCTTCCATTACAAAGTTTATGAACAGACAAGATCTGCAATGGAGTCCTGGAACCACCACAagtaaaaaagcaaaagaaaaatgaaactgcAGATATTCCGAAAAAAATCTGGTTTAAATGAATAAAGTACCTTCTTTGTACTTAGATAACATTGCAAAGTTCTATGGTGCTCGTCATACAGTTCGGCGTCCAATGCATCTACAAACATCCTGCCAATGCACCACATATTAAGTTTGATGAGTATCTTAACCAAAAAACAAAGGAGGACAAATAAGGAATTGATAGCCAAGCAATTACGTTGGAACAGATATTAAATTGAACATCCAAAGTCACTCACCTTGCGAACATCACCATTTCAAGAAATGACCTAGTTGGCAAAGCCCAGCTATGCATCACAGACCAAGTGCCTGTACCATCTGGCATAGGTGGCAAAGCATCGAAGTCCTTTGATACACCATACATCCTTTTTAGGGCTTCAGAAACTGCAAACCTTGGAGACATAATTTGAGAGAACTTCAGTCAGATAAACTTTCAAGAGGCAAATGAAACAAAACCAAGTCTTTTCACATCATGAATGTTGGTCCATGTGAAAGTATTCTTAAAGCAACACCTGTAAATGAACTGATTGAAGTGGTGCCAAGCACGAGACATGCAATAGGGGAGCATGTAAACTTGAAACAACTCAAGTTTCCGCTGGAAGACTTTCACAGAAAGTTCTGGAAATCTTTTATTCTTCAGAATAAGCATGGACCAGAAAAACATAGGACAGCATCTGAAGGACTTTTCCAAGCTAGCAAGATGAAGGAAGGAGACATTATGCAAGGTCAACGCAGGGAAATCTACTTGGCATCTAAAGGTTCAGAATGCTGAATGCTCCCTTCACTTAAAGTCTCAAAGAACATAAAGCTGTTCCCATCAAGAATTCCAGAAGCTGAACAGAACTTCAAGTAAATGATACCTGCAATTTCCAGCATTAACAGCATCACAAAAAGACCAGAAACCCAGTTTGGCTGGATTCCTAGAATCATCATCCAATCTGGCCCAAAAATAGAGAGCGTCCCCATGTTTGTGACTTTGAATTGCCTCTAGCACAGCCCTTTCAGCTGTCTCAGATAAGGATGCCTGGTTGAAAGGGCGACtaaatgtaaaaaacaaattttaaaaatatacaaGACTATTTAAATAGTGACACAGACATATCAACATAGAGAAAATCtaatgcatgattttttttcttttcctttccacaTTTGTTCCTAATTTGCTGCCGTACTTACTCCAGCAAATTTCGTAAGTTACAGTAATCTCACTTCACCTTAACCAGAATGAGACAATACTGTGGAACCAGGTGAAATTCCTAGCTAGTACAAGGATGATAACTAGGAAATGGAATCAAATAGCCAAGGTAGGGGCCCAGAAAAGCAATTATATCAGAAAATTCACAAACAGAATGATTCAGAAACCAACGGATGCATTTGTAAATACAGCTAAACCAGAGCCCAGTTGTTGAACCTCACTTTTACCACCACAAGCAGATGACTTGACGAGTATAGCAAGCTTGGTTTTCAATTAGGAGTTTGCAGGGGCTCCATTTAGATCAGCTAAACAGACATGGAAACAGAATCAAAATAGTAAAACACTCAACATaaattttactttcttcttACTTGGaatagccatctaaccatttTCATCGAACATCAAGAATTCTTTGTACAGGAACAGGAGACCTTCTACTTCTAACTATTGTAAACACATCCACTTGGATGGAAATGGAATTGATAGAAACCAAGAATAAATTAGAATTACATCTGTTCTAATCTGAAACCAAACAATTTCCTGCGGGcataaaaatgaaagcaaaaccaaaatatgtatcaaaaattAGGATAAACAGAATGGTCAAACACTATACTTTGCTTCTATGCTGGTTATCATTTCCCatcttaaatttttcattttcaggaagCTGCAAGTACACCTTTCCAAAAACAAACACTAGACGTTACCAGTAGCAATCACATATTTACGGTAAGCTTTTCCCAAAATTATAAACTACAAATCTCCTCAGCGGTCTATGATTAAATCCATAACTGGAAATGCATCAGAAACATGGTAATGGCCATTAGCAGTATCCCATgtaaataaaagatcaaaaGACAATATGTAAAGATTTATTAAAAACATACCCCCTTTGCAGCAGCTCTCCAAGACTGAGATCCAATCCATGCATTCCTATGTAGACGATCAATCCTATTAGCTATGGCGAAGAAGGCACCATATTCACTAAGCACATCTCTATAGTAACCGCTGTTCAGGAGTGGAAGACGAGCAGATCCATCTATATCATCAGCTCCCGGCCTTCGTCCTTTTGTAGACTATCATACATTTGAATATACCAGATTATTAGATAAAGCATAAGCTAGCTAAGCATCTTAAACAATAAAATCATTATCTAAGTAAAAAAGCAGCAAACTTATGATTTGGCATATTACCATCAGCATCCCAAACAATTTGCTACACCAACACCTAATAAGGAGTTAACATAACAACCAAACCAAGCTGACAGAGTAACATCCATAGCATATGTACACAAGTACATCCATGGTTTGGTTCATCACTAACTTACGCTTTTAGTAATGACCAATTATTAATCTTTTTTGTGCAGTTCATGTCTGCAAAGCAGCACAATTATTTGCAAACCTTGTGATAGTTGATGTTAACAGCATCGGTAACATATTATCTTCATAGAAATGACAGCCATTCTATGGGGTGTAAGAGTTTTTCCTATTTCTCCCAAGGAAAGCAAGCTTATGACTTCTTTAGAGAGTTGATGATATATGGAATCCACTTTGGAGCAAGAAACATACAACATTCCCCCAAACTAGCCAAGCATTCTCTCTGTCCTTTTGAGGAATGCACATATGATAATGTTTCATCTGATGGAAAACTCTCCAAGAAACAAGTAGCTGCTATCGGCTCTCAAACTAATGGTCATCTAACGCAGCGGTTAAACATTATGATAATACATTATCAATCTCAACAGCATGTGGTAGCCACCACTACCCTGGTCACCCTTGATACAAAGAAAACAACCCCAACACACACATGCCACCCCAATTCCCAATTAGGGTTGAACCCTCCGAGAGGATGATACACTCTGTAATCTGCGATAAAAACCCATTGACACACTCATTCCATACATGTAGGACGAGTAGCTTATTTCCTATTCTTTGTCCCCTTTCAACTCTATATGTTTTCTTAGGACCCTCCTATGCCAATGATTATCAGCATGACCTAATTTTTGTAATACTACACTTCATCCAAATAGCTATAATCTCGAGTCAAAAAAACCCCGAACTGATGGCAGCATGAATAGGGAAGATTGATTTGCTTAAGAAAATACAGGTACTGCTGAACGACATCACCACAAAAAGCATGCATAACCATTAATCGAACACAAACTTCAAAGCCTGATTTAAGGAGATGtaacccaaaatttgaaatttaaagtagTGAAGAAATAGTAAAAATGTTAGTAACAAAAGCCTTACTAGACCTATCCCACGATAAAGGGAGCTCTGATGGAGAAAAGGCCAGGCACCTTCCCCAAAGTATGGTTCATATATGCACAAAGGCTGACCTATCCTTTCAAGCTCCCTGTCATCTCTCTCATGCAATTCATTTCTGGCTCTATCTGCTCTTTTGGCATTGCGATATACTTCCTCCCATGTTCCTCTTGGCTGATCAGTCCGATCCTTCAGCTGAAAGATTTTACAGGTAAATGATACATGTAAGGTAATGTTCACATCATAATAACTAAAACAGTTATCGGCAAGGCTTTTTCAGTTCTTTTCAAGGTGTGGTTTTCCTCAAGGAAACCTAGTagttttaaaaatggaaaatataaaCGGAAATTATGAGATAAATGAGCTTgctacctttcttttttttcccacaAACACATAACAAAATCAATGGCACAACTTTTggacattgtcacaaatatcattctcaagTTTCTTTCAGAGAGGTTTTTCTTAGGAATTGatcaaaaagtttgtttttcttggaaagATCTCAAagcttcaaaaaataaaaaataatagacaATTTAAGAAGTTATGAGTGATCCACTAGTTTTCTTAGAAAAACAGTGGTAAGAATTCAAAATAGTCagtaaaatgttaaaaaaaatctaaactatatttttaatattGCAAAAGTATCGTGTGAtatttttgcaatattttcattctggcaattatattcaaaatatcatgataaattccatttttgtttaacttgtttttggcaataatattacaatattttgaaatcattgcCAATACTTGTGACACTGCctttggaaaaacaaaaaaaaaacaaaaaaatacatatttaaaaatatgaaaaaagagaCTTCTTTTTTACGTCAGTAGAATATCAAGGATAACTCAGGATACAATCTCAACCATTTCgattttttgtgatatttttgaataTCCGATATTTTGCAGACATTATCAGCTGACTTTAATGTGGATAAAATCAGGATAATTCCACACATTGGACATACTTGTGGCTATGGTCGACATAAAGAATATCACCAGACCATCGATttacctcttcttcttcccgcCTCTTTCTTGCATAAGCCATCTCAATAGATCTTTGTTCTTCCCAATCAGCTAAAGAGAATACTTCATCTATCACACGTTTAGGGACCGTCGAACTTAGAATATAACTATAATTCTGGAATTCCCCCACCAGGACAgaaaatttggaattttttgGTCTTCTTTTCCAGTGTTTGAGGTCAACTTCACTAGCAATGTGCCAGTGCCATTCATCTTTCATCGTCTGAGGGATCTCCTTGATGGACTTTGGATATGCAACTTCTGATGGCAACTGAACAATGGTTTCAAGCACCGTAGCATAGCCTTCAATAGTTTCAGAGACCATTAGATTTGTTgcattcttttttccatttaatgCAACAGTTTGAGCAAGAAGAGATAATTTTCCATTTGAAACTGCCTGAAATAGTGCCTCTGTTAGCAGGCCAATATTCTCCTTTGGGAAAAGGAAGCCATTGACTCTGTCATCAATCTGGTTTCATCACAGCAGTGTCAATGTTAGATGTCATGAAGCAATTGCATCAGCAGATTGATAACTTTAAAAAGCTGATATAAATGAAAACATACATGCTTTCTTATCATTTCAAGGTCTGGGGCAACAATTGGCTTTCCAAGACACATTGCTCTTATCAAAAATGATGGGAAGGACTGTTCTTCACGAAATGTCCCATATATTACAAGATCAGATATGCTAAGTAAACTGCTCACATCTTCATCGCTGCCAAAATGCTGAACATTAGCCCTTGGGTAACCTAATTTCAGAGCAATTGCCTGCAGTAGCAAATCTCTTCATGATTGAAATGATTTCAACACATAACAGAGGCCCAAATGGCAGAAATGATTGCAGATatagaagaaaagaatgtaGCATCTTGACCAAAAGAATAATATCCTTTAAGTTATTACCTGCAATGACACTTTGTATGTGCTTGTAGAGTTCCCGCTTACAATAGCAATTTTCAAACGTGAATCAGAACTGTTACCATTGTGGAGCTGAGCAAGAAGTGGCACCAAGGCTTTCATAACAAGTGAGTGTTCCAACCAAATACCACTGTACAAAAGTTGACTCCCAACAATGACAATAACAAAATCTTCATCACTGTAACCCATTTCAGCTCGCACATCACGTCCTCTGTTGAGGGCCTTGAACATTGATGCTTCCCATGATTCAACAGATGATCCTGGGACGACCATGTAGTTCCCAGAATCAAATGCCGCATACATCATCTGGAtaaaccaggaaaaaaaaatctagttcATGGTGTGCTGATAAGCATGTTGTAGAACAATTGGAAGCCAACAGAATTTAAAATCTTTCAAAGATGTGAATGGCCAGAAAAGGGGTTCCAACATAGTAAATCAGCATTACCGGCAAAACATAGTCTGGAAAGATTACAACTGTAGCTCGGGCAAATGCCTGTTTCCACTCGTTTATGAGTTTAGAACTTTCATCTGTGGCTTCCTCTGTCAATTGATGTGGCGGTGCCCAATCATGTATTGTCCAAATGACAGGTATAGATTTGAAAGGCTCCTGCATAAGACTGTTgcatatatgaaatatattCCCTAAGGACATTGAATTTTGTCCAAAGACAGATCTTCCAACAAAGCAGGCAAGAACATGATATTCCAAATCTTAAATCTAGAAAGAAGAAAGGGTATTCTGGAAATGTTATTTTGTAGTAACtaaggaaaagcaaaaacacaTCCATTCCTCAAGTAAAATTAGTGGTTGTCACCACATCAAGTTTTTCAGGATTCCATTAGGAATTGGAGATGTTATATACTCACTTAGAAAGAACGCCTCTAGCCTGAAGAGAATTGATAAGAAGACCATCAAAACTGCACcaaacatgaaacaaatgaattaAAACATTATGAAAGCATTGAAAGTAGagtttgatgataaaaaaacacaataaacgAAGTACAAGTACTAAATGAAGAATAAGACCAAACATACTACCTAAAGTTCATGTTTTCCCTTTAACAAA belongs to Nymphaea colorata isolate Beijing-Zhang1983 chromosome 13, ASM883128v2, whole genome shotgun sequence and includes:
- the LOC116267270 gene encoding uncharacterized protein LOC116267270, whose product is MGSLEEPESRRSERWAPAKRSSFPKSRSKMERSLRFEKIDYLQWICSILVFLSVVILFQAYLPTSVTEKSGERRSIAGLRQLGDLSFGEEVKFVPGKVIRRLERDKKRMGLEGGEMRPRIRTPIRRPRIAIVFADLLMDDVQLLMFTLSSSLQEIGYAIQLFAVEDGPVHSIWSNKGISVSILQGSNKSGAAVDWLNFDGLLINSLQARGVLSNLMQEPFKSIPVIWTIHDWAPPHQLTEEATDESSKLINEWKQAFARATVVIFPDYVLPMMYAAFDSGNYMVVPGSSVESWEASMFKALNRGRDVRAEMGYSDEDFVIVIVGSQLLYSGIWLEHSLVMKALVPLLAQLHNGNSSDSRLKIAIVSGNSTSTYKVSLQAIALKLGYPRANVQHFGSDEDVSSLLSISDLVIYGTFREEQSFPSFLIRAMCLGKPIVAPDLEMIRKHIDDRVNGFLFPKENIGLLTEALFQAVSNGKLSLLAQTVALNGKKNATNLMVSETIEGYATVLETIVQLPSEVAYPKSIKEIPQTMKDEWHWHIASEVDLKHWKRRPKNSKFSVLVGEFQNYSYILSSTVPKRVIDEVFSLADWEEQRSIEMAYARKRREEEELKDRTDQPRGTWEEVYRNAKRADRARNELHERDDRELERIGQPLCIYEPYFGEGAWPFLHQSSLYRGIGLSTKGRRPGADDIDGSARLPLLNSGYYRDVLSEYGAFFAIANRIDRLHRNAWIGSQSWRAAAKGASLSETAERAVLEAIQSHKHGDALYFWARLDDDSRNPAKLGFWSFCDAVNAGNCRFAVSEALKRMYGVSKDFDALPPMPDGTGTWSVMHSWALPTRSFLEMVMFARMFVDALDAELYDEHHRTLQCYLSTKKDRHCYSRLLELVVNIWAYHSARRMIYVNPQTGAMQEQHGFAIRRGKMWIRWFTFSTLKSMDEELAEESDSDHPNRRWLWPLTGEVFWQGIYERERNMRNQQKAQRKQKSKDKIRRIKNRQHQKTLGKYIKPPPEEVSNTTVT